A window of Nicotiana sylvestris chromosome 8, ASM39365v2, whole genome shotgun sequence genomic DNA:
GCGTGATGGCCTTGTCATTGGCCCATGTGCGGGCAAAACGATCATGCGGAAGACGGACAAGACATTGTCATTGAGGGCTGTTGTAGGCAAGTATGGGCCAAGACCTTGGGACAGGCAAGGTGCGCTTGGCAAAGGCTTGACAAAGCTGTGTGGGCAATGTTAGGGCGGCATGGCACGGCATGCGCGCCAAAGTCAGGGGCATGGCACTTTGGGTTGTGGCAGCTAAGTTCGGGCTAAGCTAAGACAAGACGGAAATGCGGGATGATGGAAAAGGCTTTCAATAGCTAAGGCAAAGctatgtgaaggaaaatacaagcaatggcacgagggAAATGAAGGTTGACATGAGCAAGGCAGATTTGGGCCAAGACAGTGTGCGGGCGGCAGCGGCGTCGGGCATGTGCGGCAAAATCACAGGCAGCGGATGCGGGCAAGGCATTGGCGCGGAAGCAATGTCAAGATGTGCCAAGGCTGGGCGCAATGCCAGCCTTGGGCACGAATCAGCTGGCCAAGTGAAGAATGGCACATGCAATGCACATGGAAAGTAGTTGGCGGTTACCTTGTCATAACCTCtttgtcccatgatctgatcATGCTTGTATAATGTCCCCATTTCGTGTATAATGTGTCCTAAGTAGTTGGGGATGTCAACTACATGTTAGGAGCAGAATTAGTCTTAGTCCGACAAGTGGCAAAAGCTGTAGACAACAAGTGTTATGTGCTGCTAAGTCTAAGGGCTGCCTatattctataaataggacctttgTGACTTAGGCAGAAGTAAGGAGTGAATGTGGGGAATTTCGTGAGAAATTCTAAGTGGGAAACAAGAGTGAAACGTGAGGGTTTCAGTTGTTTCAAAAAGGGGCTAAGGTTTGGCATGGGCAGATCTTAGTGTTGACAAGAACGACTTGTGTTCTTTGTCAAAAGTGGGCTGTGAGCGGACTGTGTTCATAGCAAAGTGAGGGTCCTTTGTATATTTTCCACATTAATGCAAAGGTTGGGATTTTCCCGTATATGTGTGTGTTCTTATTGAATTGCTGTCTAAATCTCGTTTAGGCCAAAGGTGCGCGAAAATTGGCTAAGTATTTGGGAAAGGCTGAGTCAAGTGTACGACTTGACTGCCGCGCGGGTGTGAGTTTTGACTGACTAAAATCACCCCCgtgacaactggtatcagagccaggtttAGTTCGTGGCAGTGGCAAGACGATCGGTGGCAGAATTCGTGGGGCTATTTGAGAACATGGCTGGTGGCACAAATGCGGAACTGCGTCAAAGGATAGAGCAGTTGGAAGCACTCGTTGGGCAGGCTCTTGAGGCAAATGGCGATTCTTCTGTTCTTGCAAGAATGGCACAGTTAGAGGCAGATTATGCAGCGAGACACGAGACAACGCTGGCAGAAATGGCCTTGGTACGCCAAGAGAAGGAAGAACTGCGCGAGGAAGTGGTTCAACTTCGGAGGGAATTGCAAACTGTTGTCCCTAGAAGTGATGAACGCACTAAGTTGAGGATTCCGGAGCCAAAGGCATATGGGGGTGCAAGAAGTGCCAAAGAACTGGAAAATTTCTTGTGGGATATGGAGCAGTATTTCCAGGCTGCACGTGTTGCGGATGAAGACAAGGTGATAATCACACCAATGTATTTGACTGGTGATGCAAAGGTGTGGTGGCGCACACGAATGGCAGAAACGGAAAGTACTGGACTGCCCAAGATTGGAACTTGGGAGATGCTGAAGAAGGAATTAAAATCCCAATTCCTTCCAACTAATTCGTCGTGGTTGGCACGAGATGGACTTCGTCGCTTGAAGCAAAGTGGTACAGTGGCGGAGTATGTCAAGGAATTTTCATCCTTGATGCTCAATGTAAGTAATATGGCAGAGGAAGATAAGCTGCATTACTTCATGAGCGGGTTGAAGGGTTGGGCGCAATTGGAGTTGAGAAGGCAGAATGTTCAATGCCTTTCTACTGCCATTGCGGCGGCAGATGCGTTGGCTGACCTAAATATAGGTGATAACCCTGCTGGAACTTCGCATTCAAAGGCTGACGGGAAAGCTAAGGAATGGAAGAAAAGAGGGAAGGGGCAAGCTGCCGAAGATGAGGGCTTTGCCAAGAATGTGAGACAAGAGAATCACAACGGCAAAGAAAGGAGCGGCAAGTTCAAAGGCTGCTTCACTTGTGGTGGACCGCACTTGAAAAAGGACTGTCCGGTGCAGGCTAGGGTGAATGCTATGCTGGCTGCAGAGAAACAGGAACAAGTGGCGGAAGCAAATGCCATTGTGGCAGGTGGAAATGAAGCACCAGGGGCGGTGTATGTTAACAACCCCTTGGGGCTGCTTCATTAAAGACGGCTCGACGAGGACGTCGATTTC
This region includes:
- the LOC138875092 gene encoding uncharacterized protein yields the protein MAGGTNAELRQRIEQLEALVGQALEANGDSSVLARMAQLEADYAARHETTLAEMALVRQEKEELREEVVQLRRELQTVVPRSDERTKLRIPEPKAYGGARSAKELENFLWDMEQYFQAARVADEDKVIITPMYLTGDAKVWWRTRMAETESTGLPKIGTWEMLKKELKSQFLPTNSSWLARDGLRRLKQSGTVAEYVKEFSSLMLNVSNMAEEDKLHYFMSGLKGWAQLELRRQNVQCLSTAIAAADALADLNIGDNPAGTSHSKADGKAKEWKKRGKGQAAEDEGFAKNVRQENHNGKERSGKFKGCFTCGGPHLKKDCPVQARVNAMLAAEKQEQVAEANAIVAGGNEAPGAVYVNNPLGLLH